The following coding sequences lie in one Megalodesulfovibrio gigas DSM 1382 = ATCC 19364 genomic window:
- a CDS encoding SpoIIE family protein phosphatase, translating into MFSSIGAKIFALVALILALVAGGVIVLVEQDVSEAMLAAEDRSMDNVLNLVELTIAGRYNGLVRDKVAATNAYKERLTTLTSVIVAGLRQFQKLETPDAQKAAMAWIAELHQGNDSYVVIIDAQDRILIHPDKTLEGQPQDALRDIKGRLLLRAMREETRRYGQAFATWRWPSRTGGEDSRRFGLFVPFDAWGWLICITVDVGLAEDAMERRLAETVETLREHMPRIRFAQSGFVFMFDGAGKIVVPPRNQTADFAAAVNLQTGRPLLEDLQAHARGDRHERVQFAVQQPDGPGPLMQADVSWFKALDWHIAVCAPLAEIHAPSRALIRQISLVVLGIFVVSVLLTRAIIRRVARPLRDLAGYAAALPEQDLTVPREGEFPLAALAAKKGFSRDEVAHLAAAFVSMEGSLRQRVQELMQLTASKERIESELGIAREIQLGLLPKIFPPFPNREELDLNALLVSAREVGGDLYDFALLDERRLFFSIGDVSGKGVPAALFMAIAKTLVKGAAERRSDPARMMAQVNAQLSQDNPNCMFVTLVIGILDLQTGEIQLANAGHNPPVIMDAQGVRYLPWQGSPVAGFMEDVVYTGFSVTLAPGDMLLLYTDGVTEAMNNALQLYGEDRLLTTLREAAPESAKAATDAVRDSVTHFADGAEQSDDITMLCLRWKGSTPHSS; encoded by the coding sequence TTGGTGCGGGACAAGGTGGCCGCCACCAACGCCTACAAGGAACGCCTGACCACGTTGACCAGCGTCATCGTGGCGGGGCTTCGGCAGTTTCAGAAGCTGGAGACGCCGGACGCCCAGAAGGCCGCCATGGCCTGGATTGCCGAGCTGCACCAGGGCAACGACTCCTATGTGGTGATCATCGACGCGCAGGATCGCATCCTGATTCATCCCGACAAAACCCTTGAGGGTCAGCCCCAGGATGCCCTGCGGGACATCAAGGGTCGGCTGCTGCTCCGCGCCATGCGCGAGGAGACCCGCCGCTACGGCCAGGCCTTTGCCACTTGGCGGTGGCCGTCGCGCACCGGCGGGGAGGATTCCCGGCGTTTCGGCCTGTTCGTGCCCTTCGATGCCTGGGGCTGGCTGATCTGCATCACCGTGGATGTGGGGCTGGCCGAGGACGCCATGGAACGGCGGCTGGCGGAGACTGTGGAAACCCTGCGCGAGCACATGCCGCGCATCCGGTTTGCCCAGTCGGGCTTTGTCTTCATGTTTGATGGCGCCGGCAAGATTGTGGTGCCGCCGCGCAACCAGACGGCCGATTTTGCCGCTGCCGTCAATCTGCAGACGGGCCGGCCCTTGCTGGAGGATCTGCAGGCCCATGCGCGGGGCGACCGTCACGAGCGGGTGCAGTTTGCCGTGCAGCAGCCCGATGGCCCGGGGCCGCTCATGCAGGCGGACGTCAGTTGGTTCAAGGCCCTGGACTGGCACATTGCCGTCTGCGCGCCCCTGGCGGAGATCCATGCCCCCTCGCGGGCGCTCATCCGGCAGATTTCCCTGGTGGTGCTGGGGATTTTTGTGGTCAGCGTGCTGCTGACGCGGGCCATCATCCGCCGCGTGGCCCGGCCCCTCAGGGATTTGGCCGGCTATGCCGCCGCCCTGCCGGAACAGGACCTCACCGTGCCGCGGGAGGGAGAGTTTCCCCTTGCGGCGCTGGCGGCCAAGAAAGGATTCTCCCGGGACGAGGTGGCCCATCTGGCCGCGGCCTTTGTCTCCATGGAAGGTTCCCTGCGTCAGCGGGTGCAGGAGCTCATGCAGCTGACGGCCTCCAAGGAGCGCATCGAAAGCGAGTTGGGCATTGCCCGGGAAATCCAGCTGGGGCTGCTGCCCAAGATTTTCCCGCCTTTCCCGAACCGCGAGGAGCTGGACCTGAATGCCCTCCTCGTGTCTGCGCGGGAGGTGGGCGGTGATTTGTATGACTTTGCCCTGCTGGACGAGCGCCGGCTGTTTTTCAGCATCGGGGATGTTTCCGGCAAGGGCGTGCCGGCGGCGCTGTTCATGGCCATCGCCAAGACTCTGGTCAAGGGGGCGGCCGAGCGCCGCAGCGACCCGGCCAGGATGATGGCCCAGGTCAACGCGCAGCTCTCCCAGGACAACCCCAACTGCATGTTCGTCACCCTGGTCATCGGTATTCTGGATCTGCAGACTGGGGAAATCCAGCTGGCCAATGCCGGGCATAACCCGCCGGTGATCATGGACGCCCAGGGCGTGCGCTACCTGCCCTGGCAGGGCAGCCCGGTGGCCGGCTTCATGGAAGATGTGGTCTACACCGGCTTCTCCGTCACCCTGGCCCCGGGCGACATGCTGCTGCTCTACACCGACGGCGTGACCGAAGCCATGAACAATGCCCTGCAACTCTACGGCGAAGACAGGCTGCTGACCACCCTGCGCGAGGCCGCGCCCGAGTCGGCCAAGGCTGCCACCGATGCCGTGCGCGATTCGGTGACGCACTTTGCCGACGGGGCCGAGCAAAGCGACGACATTACCATGCTCTGCCTGCGGTGGAAGGGCAGCACTCCTCATTCCTCCTGA